Below is a genomic region from Cucurbita pepo subsp. pepo cultivar mu-cu-16 unplaced genomic scaffold, ASM280686v2 Cp4.1_scaffold000209, whole genome shotgun sequence.
NNNNNNNNNNNNNNNNNNNNNNNNNNNNNgttttttttttttttttttttttttttgaaaaactaaGTAGACAATAAATAAGAGTATCATCCAAATTggtttttataatatatttaatcattattaatatatcataatttcaaaacataaataactGATAcaacttaaatttataattaataataatagactataattaattaaacatttttaatttttgttgaaatatatcaattagtgtacttatttactaaaaccataatcaattataattcttttattattatttatcaatttataatgaatttaaaaaaaaattaatttgtaggGTCATCCAAAATATAGTTTGTTGTCATCCAATTACgaaaatattttcaagaaTAAACAATATTATTGCAGGAACCAATTATAagtattatttctttattatcttatttttagacattttaaattagaaaaaaaaaaccaaattaatataattttccaaAACAAATGTCATAAAATGGGCATTGAGATAATGGGCCTAATTGATGGGCTTCTTCGGCCCACTTTAGAGAGGGCTCTTACTCCAACAAGAACCGAGACAAAATCCATTGTGGGCCATGGATACCCAAGAATAGTGGCCGTAGCCCATGATGTCAGTAAATGACGGATTTGCCCTTAATCTGTTattacacatatatatatctatgatACATATGTAGTTGGTGAGCTTTGCCCAATTGGTGGAAATTGATACCCAAATGTGTAATTGCCCTATACGACGTACATGAAGTCCTATGACTGATTTTTAAAGATGAATCATAGGTTACTGCTCGTTAGTGGGAGCGTATAGAGCCGTGTTGTTGCACTGAGCACTCTAGAATCGAGTCATACTTTTAAATGAtcttttaatgttgttttcttgTGATTTGTGTCGTTTTGTAACTATTTTGATTTCAACTTCAAACTAGATGCTTTAAACtctttaatgatattttttattatttatgtctgaattaatttcttatgttACCTATTTTACATCTTTGAGGGTACGTGGTGGTCTTTGATTGGAAGCATCAAATAGCGAGTCGTTACATTGAGCCATGCAACTTCATTTGTTGCTTCCTTCTATGGTAGAGTCTAGAACACAACCTTACTTGATATTTGAAACACTCCGTTCCAAcgataattaaatttattgattttttcttttaggtttgaattaaaaagattttattgacGGTTTTAGAGGTGGAATCTCAAGACCatatagaaggaaaaaaaaatacttagaAGAGagtctagaaaaaaaatactttggTTGACTTTCGCGGTGTTGGTTGTTCGGTTTAGGGGTCGGGGTTGCAGTTTCAAGGTCGTGGATCGCTTGTCGAATTCTCGCCGAAAAATTTTggtttcctttctctctctcgatttttctttctttcttattgtGTGCAAGTATCGTGAGGAGTCGTGGGATGGTTGAATGAAGTTTGGCGATCAATGAAGCTCACTGTTGTGTGGAACGCAAAAATTCACATTTACTAGCGACTAAcgcaattttttctttcttaaatcCGGGTTCGTCACAACCCAGTTACAtcctataaattttatactaTGAGGAGGATCTACAAGTTTCTAGACTGAATTTGACTACATTGATACTATTCGAAGGTTCATCACTTTAATTCATTCACCCTTGTCATCATCATTAATTTCTCCTTTAATAGACCATGAATCGTAGACTACGTTATCATTAGTTATGACAACTTGAGCTTTAGTTAAATTCATGTAATGCTTAGGTTGTTTCACAATCCTCCCGACAAGGCGTACCGAATTCTTAATATGAATGTATTTAATTATCCTACGTGACAAAATTATCAACAACTTTTGTCAATGTATTAATAGCTTTTAAAATTCAGTTCATTTAACACTATTCAGTACATAAGTCTCTATAAGAATGgatatctaaaattaattaatcattctaacaaagtttttaaaagttaatttaatCTCTTACATCTTTATATGATTTTTCAATGATAAAATTACTTAACATATATTACTTATGATTGGACAAAGATATTGAGTTGTAATCGTCTAACCCCACCGttattagatattgtcttctttgaacttttcctcaagattttaaaacgtgtctacaaggaataggtttccacacccttatagcgTCCTCACTTCGCTCTTcctatgagatctcacaatccaccccctggGCCAGcatctttactggcacactgcccaatATCTTGCTCTAATACCgtttataacaactcaaacccaccactagcagatattgtcatctttggttTTCCCTTCTAGACTTCATtggaggcccagcatcctcgctggcacaccactcggtgtttGGCTATGATATTATTTGTGATACCCTAAACTCatcgctagccgatattgccttttttggactttccctcttgagtttcccctcaaaattttaaaacgagtttACTAACGAGAGATTAAATCTCAACCAAGTCAAACACACCACCAAAATGGTTGATTAAATTGGATTCCACCCcgccaatatatatataactttcaacttttatatgaaataatcaaaaatttaaaaaacaaaaagaaacagataAGCCTACGTTCATTTTCtaaccttaattttattattattcatcaATTCAGGCCTTTCTGTTACACTGATCATCAAGCTCACGACGGCTGCCGCAGTTTGAGGGCGGACAGAAATGCTTCCGGTGGCATTGTGCTGGCGCTGCTCGCACCCTTACTATATGTTATAGTGGATGCACTCATGCGCTCACATCGGGGACACATGGTTATTGCAGAAATTGGGAGGGGCGGCTGTCGACCGTGAGCTGAGACGACCGCAGTCGGAGCAACCTTCATGGCTCTCAGCTCCTCCAGCTCCTGCCGGAGACGGCGGTTTTGCTCCGTCAATGATCCAAACCATCTCTTCAAATACTCACATTCCCTCTCAGTTTGCTTCAGCTTGCTCCTacaatattaattacttttcaAATACAATTCAATTAACATGATAACTATCAAACATTTAGGCCAGCAAATGCATTGATTAAGGCCCATGCACATTAGGTAattaattttcctttcttattaagtcaacaaatatatatatttagtataCATTTAAAAGTTGTTAATTTCGGTGtataacataattattttaaaagattaatacTTCCATTATTCAccagaaataaaaatatatccaaatatctaaaatttagTTAGGTTTTCAcatatataatcaaataatgaGTGTCTCTAAAGATCCATATTAAAGGTAGGAGCTTTGagatttaaattgaatttaagaGATGTTTGATTCACGAAACTCTAACAAACATAAAACGTGTTTAACCCTAACTTAGATCGGGTTAAAGTAGCTAAAATTCCTCGtttcatgtttatttttataattatggaTATTTCcatagacattttaaaaaataattaaaaacattctatTAAGATAattctaaagaaaattaattctaagaaaataggtgaaaaataaaaattaaacattaacatttgaaaacataataaaaaaaatatatatattcatataaaCACGAACTTCAAACTCAGACCTCGACGTTAAAAACTTTACACGTCGAACACAAACTTTGGAAACCGAGATTAAATATCTCTACACCCGAACACAAATTTCCTTAATCCAGATTAACAATTCAATACCTCtaatacaaattatttaacttCGTAAAACACTTTAAGCTTCCGAAGAtcgattatttttaaaaggaaacttagataataaaaataaaaataaataaataaccattTTGTTAAGCTAAGAAATGAATATAGGagagtataaaaatacaaacCTGGCCCTACGATTCTGAAACCAGACTTCAACTTGCCTTGGCTTCAGCTTCAACTCCATAGCCAAAGCTTCCTTCTGCTTctgtaaaattaaaacaaaaataaaaaacaaaaataatcaattttatttataaaatacatgATTAAGAAATTCGAAGATCATTAATTTTGAGATGATTTTGCTTACTGGGTTTAATGTATGATTGAGCCTAAAGCTTTCTTCAAGAAGCCGAGACTGATCTTTTGATAGACGAAGCTTTTTCCTTGGCTTACAGTCATTAATGtagctttcttcttcttcctccgcCCACTCCTCCTCGCCGTCTCCCACCTCCGGCAACCGATTCATGTCGAATTCTCGCACTGCACAGCCACCCACTTTCCATTTAATCAACAtgcaaatcaa
It encodes:
- the LOC111784475 gene encoding homeobox-leucine zipper protein ATHB-17-like isoform X2; the encoded protein is MAIIPINSSNLDLSISMPGSSPSRPPFVREFDMNRLPEVGDGEEEWAEEEEESYINDCKPRKKLRLSKDQSRLLEESFRLNHTLNPKQKEALAMELKLKPRQVEVWFQNRRARSKLKQTERECEYLKRWFGSLTEQNRRLRQELEELRAMKVAPTAVVSAHGRQPPLPISAITMCPRCERMSASTITYSKGASSASTMPPEAFLSALKLRQPS
- the LOC111784475 gene encoding homeobox-leucine zipper protein HOX3-like isoform X1, translating into MAIIPINSSNLDLSISMPGSSPSRPPFVGGCAVREFDMNRLPEVGDGEEEWAEEEEESYINDCKPRKKLRLSKDQSRLLEESFRLNHTLNPKQKEALAMELKLKPRQVEVWFQNRRARSKLKQTERECEYLKRWFGSLTEQNRRLRQELEELRAMKVAPTAVVSAHGRQPPLPISAITMCPRCERMSASTITYSKGASSASTMPPEAFLSALKLRQPS